CTAATTGAAAGCGTTTTACCTGGGGATGACGGGATAAAAAATCGTGAACACCTTGACGCAATTTTCCCGTCCCTTTACCGTGAATAATCCATAATATACCCGATGGGGTAGCCCTGACGATCGCCTGTTCGATATCCGTTTCTGACTCTGCCACCCTGGAACCGCGAATATCGACGGTATTATTAGAAGTACGAATTAAAGGAGTCTCCTGGGGTTTTGTGGGAGTTTGGGGCAAATTTTTGGCAGGTTTTGGCACAGTTTCCACTTTTTGACCATCCAAAGACTCAATCTGATCTAAGGGTAGGGTCATCTTCATCATACCGAAACGCAGGGAAATCTCGTCTGATTCTGGTGAAATTGCTAAAACTTCGGCAGTTTGTCCCAAATTGGGCAAGCGTACCCTTTCCCCCACTTGCGGACGATAATTAACCTTAGTTTTTTCCGTTTTTGGTAATAACCTTTCTGCGATCGCAGTTAATTCCTCTGTGGCTTTTTGAGCATCTCTACCGGTTTTTGTTCCCGCTTGCAATCGGCGAATAACCTCATTAATCTCTGCTTTTGCCGATAATAAAGCCTTTTGTATTTCCTGGTCTTGATAACGCTTTAATTCTCGCTCTCTCTCCTGTAGAGAATTGGCCCGCGTGGACACCTCTGTATAAAATTTCTCCGTTTGTTGGAGTAATTGACTAGCTTCTTGAGCTTTTGACTCCTGTTCCCGTCTTTGCGCTTCCAAACCAGCAATTACTTGATTTATCTCCTCCGATAACCCCCCCAGATGATTTCTCGCTTCGGCCACAATTTCGGGATTCAATCCCAAACGCTGGGCAATAGTTAAAGCATTAGAACGGCCCGGAATGCCCCATAATAGTCGATAAGTGGGGGAAAGAGTGCGATCATCAAACTCTACCGAGGCATTTTCAAAGCGAGAATCTCGATACTTCAACGCTTTTAATTCCCCGTAGTGAGTGGTAGCCACCGTCAGTAAACTATGATCGGCGAGGTATTGTAAAATAGCGATCGCTAAAGGACTTCCCTCGGCCGGATCCGTACCTGCTCCCACCTCATCGAGTAAAACCAAGGAACGAGAATTTAAAGCCGCTAAAATGCGAACAATCCGGCGAATGTGACCCGAAAAAGTCGATAAACTCTGTTGTAAAGACTGTTCATCCCCGATATCGGCTAAAACCTGATCGAACCAGGGTATCTCTACCGGTTCCCGCGCTGGAATAAACAGGCCCGCTTTCGCCATTAAAGCCGCTAATCCGAGAGTTTTTAAAGTAACGGTTTTTCCGCCGGTATTTGGTCCGGTGATGGCAACAACGCGAATTTCTGGGCTAATCTGCACATTTATTGGTACGACCTCCCCCCCCTGTTCGTGGTGTTTTTGCCACCAGAGCAAAGGATGGCGCAAATTCCGTAAAGTAATCGTTTCCGAACCATCGATAAAGTGGGGGGGATTACCCTCTAACCATAAACTGTAACGGGCCCTAGCGGTGGCCAGATCGAGCCTAGTAGCGATCGCTAGTAAATATTCTAAGTCCTCAAAGGCTTCGGCGATCAGATTACTTAACTGCCGCAGGATTTTTTCTTCTTCGATTTGTTCCAGACGACGATATTGCCGCAGTTGATTGCCTTGGTCAACGATAGAGTGAGGTTCAATGTAAAAAGTCGCCCCTGTGCTGGAAGTATCGTGAATTATCCCGGGTATTTGCTCTTTTTGCGCTGCTTTGACGGGAATCACCCAGCGGTCGCTTCTTTGGGTAATCACCGCTTCTTGGATAGCACCGCCCTGTTTTTGCATGATATCCTGTAATTTTCGGTAAATACGCTCTCTAATCACCTTCATTTGTCCCCGAATTTCGCGTAATTGGGGACTAGCGCGATCAGATATCCGGCCATCTTCATCGATACAACGGTGTATTTCCTGTTCTATCTCTGGATAGGTGCGAATTTCCGCTACTAACTCTTTTAAAACCGGTATATCTTCTTGTTCGTCAATTAAACGGCGTAAACGTCGCACTCCCGCTAAAGTCGTGGCAATATTTAAAAGTTCCTGTCCCGATAATAAACCCCCCAGATGCGCCCTTTCTAGGGCATCACCGATGTCGGTAATCCCATCAAAGGAAAGACGACTATCTAATTTTTGTTCTAAGCTATAAACTTCTTTGGTTTGGCAGAGTAGGTTTAAACTTTCCTCTTTGCTTTCTGGTAATGGCAATTGACGAATTGCGATCGCACCGAGTTTAGTCGCTGCAAAAGTAGCTAGGTGTTGACATAGCCGCGGCCATTCCAATAATTCTAGGGTTTCGTCTTGAATCAATTTTGTAGTTTTTTATAATACGCTTTGTATTTCTAGTCTAACCAGATTTGGCCTGATTTTTACAGGAGTGGGGTGTGGGGTGTGGGGTGTGGGGAGATGGGGGGATTTCAACTAATACCCCAAAACCTTAACCCCCCAAAACCCTAACACCCAACCCCTAATCTGTATCTAAATTCCTTTCTGGAGAGAGAATTGCACCTGTTTAAATTCTTGTTTTAAACGTTGTTTGAGTTTGTCGGGGATGGGACGGGAACCGTAGGCGGTATAATAACCTGCCAGAGAGTTTAAGGCTGTTTGCATAGTAGTGAAAGAACGCAAACCCCCGGATTTTTTATCTCGTCGGTAGAGGGAGATGTAATCGTTGATTTGTTCCTTTGCTTGCGACTCAACTGCCGCTTTATTCGGATCATCTTTGACTAAATCAAGGGCTGTGGTTAAAGTTTCAATCACCGTCAGGGTATCTTTTCCATAATTGCCCGTTAACCCCGAACTACTAGAACAACCCATCAATCCGATGACAAGGACGAGAACCAAAGCTAATAAGCGAGAAATGTAAGGTTTTAGAGACATATTTTCGATACCATAAGTTAATCCCAAGTCACCTTATCCTATCAGGAAACCGTGACCAGTTCCCTAGGAGAGTCAACCGGCTGCAAAAATCAGGGGTCAACCCGGGGGTAAATAGCCAAAATATAGGCTTTTTTGACGGTAAAAGCCCTATTTTTGCCTAAAAGTTGCGATGCCATCAACCCGGAGGGAGTTGATTCTGGACTAATTCGGGCCGCGATCAGGCACTGGTGGCGGTTTCAGGGTCGATCGAGATTGGACTTTGCGATCGATTAATCTAGAAGATAAAAATTCGCCGTTGCTTTCGTCCCATTTCGGAAGAAAGAAAGTTAAATTTTGTCATCTTTGGGCCGCTCAAGCTGGAACTAGGGTGAAATAGGCAGTTTGACGGTAAAGCTTGTTCCCTCACCCACTTGGCTATCTAGGGTGATTTCGCCACGGTGGAGTTCGACGCATTTTTTAACCACTGCTAACCCCAATCCCGTGCCAATAATATTTTCCACATTCTGACCCCGATAAAAGGGTTCATAGATCTTACCTCTATCTTCCTCGGCAATGCCGATCCCGTGATCCCGGACTTGAAAAACAATGCGATCGCTATCTTTCCCCAAAATCAAACTAATCCCTGCTCCCGTGGGGGAATATTTAATGGCATTTAAGAGTAAATTAGTTAAAATCGAGTAGAGCAGTTTCTCATCTAGATAAGGACGGCTCATCAATCCCTGACTGACAAATTTAATCGGGGTATTATTTTTATTAATAAATTGAAAATCCTCGACTAAATTTAAACAAAAAGCTTCAATATCGAGCGGCTCTAGCCGACAACTTAGATTTCCAGATTCTGCCCTTGTTAAAATTAAAATATCTGTTAAGAATTGATTCATTAGCTTGACAGAAGACTGGATTCTATATAGGTTTTTTCTGCTCGACTGATCTGCATCTTTTAAGCCACTTTCTAATAACTGGGAGGCGGAAAAAATAACGGTTAAAGGGGTTCTAAACTCATGGGATATCATTGAAAAAAGCTGAATTTTTAGATCAGAAAGTTCTTTTTCCTGTAGTAATAAACGATGAATTTTATCACTTTTTTGTCGCCGTTTCTCTTGCCAAAAAACTAAAAAATAAACTCCGCAAATAATCCCAAAACTGATAAAAGTTCCCAGTAACCCCAACAGAGAATTGTCGCGGATACTATCCCTAGAACTAGCGATGCTACTTCTTAAATTCCTTTTCTGACTAGCTTGTAAATAGGTAAGAAGATTTTGAAACTTATCCCGGATATCGACACTTTTAACCGTGATTGCATCTTGAAAAAGATCATCGGATTGATCGGATTTATAGGTAGCGATCGAT
This portion of the Microcystis aeruginosa NIES-2549 genome encodes:
- a CDS encoding ATP-binding protein, with translation MNWLKQGKWIAGGFGLTVLLMGTISLVSYRNTLALRQRAAEVEVTYEIIDNLANLYANMAVAESGRRDYIKTGSPRELGRHRRAIALMQSNWQLLAKQLENGTDFEREMVTQIGDLMYRRIALFNQSIATYKSDQSDDLFQDAITVKSVDIRDKFQNLLTYLQASQKRNLRSSIASSRDSIRDNSLLGLLGTFISFGIICGVYFLVFWQEKRRQKSDKIHRLLLQEKELSDLKIQLFSMISHEFRTPLTVIFSASQLLESGLKDADQSSRKNLYRIQSSVKLMNQFLTDILILTRAESGNLSCRLEPLDIEAFCLNLVEDFQFINKNNTPIKFVSQGLMSRPYLDEKLLYSILTNLLLNAIKYSPTGAGISLILGKDSDRIVFQVRDHGIGIAEEDRGKIYEPFYRGQNVENIIGTGLGLAVVKKCVELHRGEITLDSQVGEGTSFTVKLPISP
- the psb27 gene encoding photosystem II protein Psb27, whose protein sequence is MSLKPYISRLLALVLVLVIGLMGCSSSSGLTGNYGKDTLTVIETLTTALDLVKDDPNKAAVESQAKEQINDYISLYRRDKKSGGLRSFTTMQTALNSLAGYYTAYGSRPIPDKLKQRLKQEFKQVQFSLQKGI
- a CDS encoding endonuclease MutS2, whose amino-acid sequence is MIQDETLELLEWPRLCQHLATFAATKLGAIAIRQLPLPESKEESLNLLCQTKEVYSLEQKLDSRLSFDGITDIGDALERAHLGGLLSGQELLNIATTLAGVRRLRRLIDEQEDIPVLKELVAEIRTYPEIEQEIHRCIDEDGRISDRASPQLREIRGQMKVIRERIYRKLQDIMQKQGGAIQEAVITQRSDRWVIPVKAAQKEQIPGIIHDTSSTGATFYIEPHSIVDQGNQLRQYRRLEQIEEEKILRQLSNLIAEAFEDLEYLLAIATRLDLATARARYSLWLEGNPPHFIDGSETITLRNLRHPLLWWQKHHEQGGEVVPINVQISPEIRVVAITGPNTGGKTVTLKTLGLAALMAKAGLFIPAREPVEIPWFDQVLADIGDEQSLQQSLSTFSGHIRRIVRILAALNSRSLVLLDEVGAGTDPAEGSPLAIAILQYLADHSLLTVATTHYGELKALKYRDSRFENASVEFDDRTLSPTYRLLWGIPGRSNALTIAQRLGLNPEIVAEARNHLGGLSEEINQVIAGLEAQRREQESKAQEASQLLQQTEKFYTEVSTRANSLQERERELKRYQDQEIQKALLSAKAEINEVIRRLQAGTKTGRDAQKATEELTAIAERLLPKTEKTKVNYRPQVGERVRLPNLGQTAEVLAISPESDEISLRFGMMKMTLPLDQIESLDGQKVETVPKPAKNLPQTPTKPQETPLIRTSNNTVDIRGSRVAESETDIEQAIVRATPSGILWIIHGKGTGKLRQGVHDFLSRHPQVKRFQLAPQNEGGSGVTIAYLT